The Alnus glutinosa chromosome 1, dhAlnGlut1.1, whole genome shotgun sequence region ataataaaataataatttttttttaaaaaaaagaagaagaagaaagccacCCATTTGGCTAAAATGGGGGTGAGCCACCCCAAGGTGGCCAAGGGATGTGGCTCAGCcacccatcttcttcttttttcttttttttttttattattttattatttttaaatttttttttatatggtgccacgtgtcaacctcaacagttgacacgtggcgagcaattaaaatttgaacgtaaaatctaacagaggtaccaaatgaaattttattccTAATTCAAGTACTACCTcgatacaaatgaaaacttaagtactaaattttaaaacgtttaaaactcaagtacttaacgggtatttaacccttatttgtATTCTTCTTGAAAGACCCTTTCCCAAGAGATTCTAGACCTGACTTCCCAAAGAATAGCCTTCAAAATTTGCTCTTCAGTCCTTGGATGCCCATTTTGTCTAATCTCATTCCTGGCGCGCCATATGCCATATACAGTAGAACTCAAAATCAACCGACAGATGATACCCTCCATGGATTTTGATTTCCATTTCCTGCACCCAACATTGATAATTTCTGACCAATCTGGAGGATGAGCCAAAGAATAACATCTCTGCATACAAGCTATCCAAATCCTAGAAGTAAAACtgcaggaaaagaaaagatggtcCCTGCTCTCAATACCATTCCTACAAAAAACAGAGTGCATCACCTTTATAGCCCCAAACCAGCATTCTATCACCGGTAGATAGTCTACTCTGCACAACAAGCCATAAAATAAAAGCTTGTTTTGGAAAGGCATGTGGAAACCACGCCAACGACCACCAATCCACAATGTCTGGTGGAATATATCTTTTCGCAAAAATGCTGAGAGTCGAGCAGCTTTGCTAATAATCGGGATGCCGCAGAAATTGCAAGACCGGCTTCTTCAACTTCAAGGGCATATTTTTCTGGCTGCCGGCCTTCTGCATCAGATTCTATGTCTGCCAACCAAATATAAGATAtacacacaaaaataaataaataaataaaatcactcATCTGAACTTTAAGTGTAGAATTATTTCAGATATTAATGAGAAAATACGATATTCCACCTCTGGAAAGGCAATGTTCTAGCTTTTAGTCTCAACAAAGTGATTACTCCATTTTCTTCTACACTTTTCTAGACATCCGATAAATTTCGACCAAATCCGACaacttataatatataaatataaatatattaaaaacataaataaataatacttaaaaaattatttaaaaaaaaaaaaatgaaatgagaaaAGGAGTGCCTTGGCCACtcccagccaatgggggtgtGGCTGTGCCCCACCCCCAACACCTGGCCAACCACCGAAGGACGTTAAAGAATGTGGTAATCCATTGTTATGTCTCACTGAGAGCACCTTGGTTAATAACTTAATTGGTGGACGAGTAGGTTTGCGGCCAAAGACACTCCTATAGTTACAAGGATTgcacaaccctaatacacataGCACAATGTGTACATAGACCTTACTATGACAATGTTACTTATAAGTAAATTTttaggggaaacttcacaaaatggtaTCAAACTATAGCGTTTTTTCAATTAAAGGTACtgatgtagcaaaacgttcaattgagtgtatgaatttatcaaaaccgtgcaatgtagggtattccgtcaccctccgttcCAAATCGATGACGGAAGTGAAGTCACATGACTTCCACGTGATTCTTTTAACATGATCAACCCGTTTTGCCCCTCTCACCCACATGCATCTAAATGCAACCCGTTAAACGTGATCAACCCGTGATTCCACGCACACAGCTGATCCCAGACGGCGAGTTGATCCCCCACGATGAGGTCCACGTCCCGTTGAGCTAGTTCTTCATGATTTGGGTCTTTGCAAGAAACTTGCACTCGCCGAGCTCTTCAAGGATTGGTCTGTTGAGATGCACCATGAAGCTTGGAGCGATAAAGGAAAAGACAGCGGTTTGGGAAACGTGGTATTTGAACTAAGCAACAGAGCAAGCCTCAGTGTTAAGGTTGTTCAGCTCAAAAAAGAGTTACGGTTCTTAAATATCACCATCAATATTTCATGAAGGTTCCAAGCAGTGAATGGAGAATACCATTAAATTTTCCAGATAAATGCAAGTTCTAATGACTAAATCAAACATAAGGGTCATTCATGTTTGCCAGCTTCAGTGAATGTTTAGCTTCTTTGTCCCAATTACTCCCATCAGTTCTGAAGACTACCATTATCATGCACTGATCTTACGCTCGAGTTGCAAGGATTCAAGTTGCTTTGACATATCGGATGCAGGATTTGCTTCTATCCCCTTACCAAATTCCCTATCATGTTCTGTATTAGATGCAGGATATGCTTCCACGGAAGATTTCGTATGCTACCTCCAATGACTAGTAGAGGAAAGCTCGGCCTCAGTGCGTCCAACCAGTATCggaagaaacaaaaggaaatgaagctATACACGCCCATCAAGCAgttaacaaaaagagaagaaaaaaaaaaaaaaaaaaaaaactcaaaggaaaggaaaaagaaccaAGCAAATAATCCCCTGTTTTGGAACATAAAAACAGAGTTGAACAAAATATCCTATGTTTTCTCCTAGCCTAGTATTAATTTCTTTCACTCCACCAAGCAGCAAAGGAAGAAGGAGGATTGTCTCTGTTCAACTCTATTTTTATGTTCCAAGacagaggatttttttttcttctctttttgttaacTGCTTCATGCACCCTTCGTCACCACCTACAAGGGCTTTGAAAGGGGAGACCGGAGATGGGAAGATTGTAAAAATCACCAATACCAGTTTTATCCGAATCTGGGAAGGATTTGTTAGGAACAAGTTTTCCTTTAACGTCTAGCTGCATCAACCAAGCTCTAGACTTGCTGCAAAGAAACAAGAATCTAAGCTGGACTTGGCGCTCTGCATGGGCACCACCTTCATGCACGCATATCGTCCACGCCAGTAGCAACAAGTAGGAGTCCAtgcctgttaaaaaaaaaaaaaaaaaaattaacgttaAAAACACTAACAATGAAACTATTGTTAGTGTTTCTCCATGCGTTGTCATCCTCCACATGGTCTCTAGGAAGCTCTTTCCATGCAGTGAATGAGCGTGTCTTCCGCCGGGCCCAGTGCTTGGTCGGAATTCTCGTCGACCAGTGAGGTGTCTTCTTTGGCGGACGCGATGACCGCGAAGCGCTTGCATATGGGATGAGGATGCATGGCCGAGCACCTAGGGATAATGCTCATCGTCGTGAAATTTGTGACTTCCTGTAATTCATTGAGATTTGGTGTCCTTTGGTTCGTCTAGCTCCCAAACAAGGCCAAGAAAATAACAAACGAAGCGGAAAACGCCAGCAAATGAGTGAGGGGCATAATCGGaagttttacttaaaaaatcacGTGAAACGCACGTGTTTTGGGTTCTGTCATCGATTTGgaacggagggtgacggaataccctacattgcacggttttgataaattcatacacttaattgaacgttttgctacatcaGTACCCATATTTAAAAAAGTGCtatagtttgatacccttttgtgaaatttctccaaatttttatatatttgaagtGTTTGAAAAGTGATAAAAATGCTTTAATGagattttaaagaagaaagtgtcttaaaaatatatttttaaagataacaaatttaacCCAACTGTTTTATAATTGATGATATTCTTACTGGGCCTTTTTCGCTCGCaaacggatcctctccatttcatttgaaatggagaagagCCGGTTAGTGAAATAACAAGGGGcaaaattgttcaaaaagttGAAATGACAATTAGAACAATGAATGATTTTGTCTTACctcaaaacaaaagaatggTTTAGTAAGTAGTGATTGTAATCCATGTCTTTCTTTAAACCTCCAGAAGTCAGTTATTcgaatattaaaatttatttggaaagAACATGTATAAATAATAAGTCGATTACTACTCTAAAGCCTATCTTCATATTTTGATGTAATTGCTAGCTGGTATGTTTAGCAATTGTAAAGCTTTGCGTTGGGTGGAAATTTTAGCTTGATATTGTGATATCCAGCTCATAATTGCCCAATAAGAGTATTAATAAAGGACTTAAGTAAGTTGGTTATTTGGAATCGATTGATGGAAATTAAGGATTTTATTTTGAGCCGGTGTATGAAGAGTTAAGGTTTTTAAGGTATAaacgtaaaaataaaaataaaaaaataaaaaaataaaaaaataaaaaaataaaaaaaaaataaaaaagaaaagaaaaagaaaaagaaaaaagcaatgtTTACTGCTTGAGGATTTTAAGGTATCAAACAATTTTGGGTTGAGGTGATTTTTGGATATGTTGTAAGCCTTTGAACAAGACAAATTTTATGTCATTTGGAATAAAGTTGAagaatttatgatttttttaactCAAACATATTTTGTTATATTCTAAACCAAAGTGCATTACATGAAAAGGGCAATTAGCCTTAGATATTTCAAGAACAGAATCATGTTTTATGTGCCATcgaagaaaaataattgaaggaagaagaaaaagaagcacatCAAGAGAGATGTGAAGTCAAGAGGCTTAAATGCTCGGAGATTGAGGTGTTTTGTTTGGGTAACTTGGGTATTagttttggtgaaaattttgattatgtTGTTTTCACAATTTGACCGTAAGGAGAGTGGGATTATTTAGGAAATTTGTTGCTGAGTTATGTATGATTGTTTGGGTAAAGGCAGGATGGAATGAGAAAAGGAATTGGattcatttttcttctattctGGTTGCATTTAGGCAATACCTGCTAACCACCACTGCTGGTACagtcctatatatatacacttatatatatatataatatgatagAAAATGGGCAAAATCTAGAAAATAACATAATTCATGGCATTACAATTTTCTTACACaacatttattataaatatataagttCCACAAATAGCATGATACTCGGCCTAGAAACAAATGCTTCATAATTAAGTATCTCTCCCTGATCAAAACATATACATTTCTTGGTTCCTTAGCTGCCATAATGAAAGTGCTTGTAAAGGCTTGGCTATTGACTTATTCTGATAAAGAATTTCTTGAGACACGCATTTCATTGTAGGCCGAAACCTTGATTTTTTGTGTAGGCATGCAAATTCTATTGTAGCGACAAGAAAAATATCTTGTGCAACCAAATGATTGGGAGGTGACAAATGTTGATCTAATATTTCATGTAACATCATGTTTTGAGAAGACGATGATGATAATGAAGTCAGGATTTCCGTTGGATGTCTTCCCATTATTATTTCTAGTGCCACAACtccaaagctataaacatcaCATTTTTCAGTAACTTTAATGGTATAGGCCAactctacatatatatatataaaaaagaactattaaaaatttaaaaacctttctttaattttttttttctttctccttcttccttttgtatatttttcaattgaaagAAGTTGATCAAAACTTGTCAttgcataaaaattaaatagtgaAAATGGTTGTTTGCGATCATGCATGAATTGATTCAAATAGTAAATGACAAGGTAACCCTACTAGCACATATATTGGGAAAGACATTTGTTCTACATGGTTAATACTTCCTTTCAGAATAATAAGTAGCactgaataaataaataaataaagacataATTTATTGTAATGGAAAAATAGTTCACCTGGGACAATGTAACTGTAAGTGCCGACAACTGATGTTTGATTGGAGGAATCAGGATCAAGGAGCTTAGCTGTGCCAAAGTCGGAGACAAAAGCCTCTAGTTTATTGTTCGATAAAATATTGCTGCTTGTTATATCTTGATGAACAATTGCTGGAATGCATTCATGATGCATGTAAGATAAAGCGTTGGCAGTGCCTCTGATGATGTTTACTCTCTTACTCCAATCCAATTCCATAGCTTCAACGTCGTTATTTAGGATAGAAAATAAGCTTCCCCTTTCTATGTACTCGTAAACCAAAAACATGCATCGCTTATGTAAACAGAACCAATGAAGTTTTATAATGTTTCGATGATGGATCTCTGTTAACACTTTTACCTCGTTTCTAAAACTCATGTCAAAAGTTAGGTTCTCAGCCTCCAACCGATGAAGTTTCTTCAAGGTAATCACTTTTCCACCAAGTAATTTTGCTTTGTAAACGCTGCCATAACCACCAGTTCCAATACAGTATTTTATATCAAAGTCCTCGGTTGCTTCAACGATGTCTTCATATGCAATATGTCCATCATAATTCCATATCGAGAACAAGTTCCCATTCTTTGTTTCTGACCTTGACTCAAATTGAGTTTTCTTGACCATGCGTCGACATAGGAGAAAGCCTCCAAGACCTAAGAATCCAAGGGAAATGGCGATGGGAACACAAATTTTTGCTTTGGTTACAATTGATTTCTTACAAGTTGGAAGGCAAGGAAGGAAACCCATGAAGTTACTGCACAAATACTTGTTGCCAATTAATGTGTCAGGTGTATGGTATTGATCAAAATCTGTTGGAATTGGACCTGTCAAAGAATTATATGACAAGTTGACTGTTTGAATAAAAACGTAACTATTGGGAATATTGCCAGTAAGATTATTGTAGCAGATATCCAAGCTCCATAAATTGTCAACAGTCGACCCAAGTTCAACAGGTGCTTCTCCACTGATAAAGTTATGACTAAGGTTAAGATAGTTCAATGAACGAAGGTTGCCGATTTGAGTGGAGATATGACCAATGAGATTGTTATGATTGAGAAGCAGATTGTACAAACTCTTCAAGTTACCTATTTCTACGGGGATGGAACCCTTAATTAGATTTTGAAGAAGGGACAAAGCTTCCAATTTAGTTAAATGACCTATAGTTGAAGGGATTTGACCATCGATTTGATTTGAATGGAGAGACAAAACtttcaaattagttaaatgacCTATAGTTGAAGGGATTgaaccattgatttgattggaaGCAAAAGACAAATATTTCAAAGTAgttaaattatccaaagtagaagggattggaccattgatttgattggaagcaagagacaaatatttcaaattagttaaattaccCAAAGTAGAAGGGATTGGACCAATGATTTGATTGAAAGAAAGAGACAAATGtttcaaattagttaaattacccaaagtggaagggattggaccaATGAGCATGTTTCAACCTAGCTGTAACACGGCCAAATTCTTCAGCATTCCTATTTCTGATGCTATGGAACCATTGATTAGATTGGTATACAAAACGAGATGGGTGAGATGGATTAAAAGTGAAAGAGAGGTAGGGATTGGTCCAATCATTTGATTATGAGAAACGTTAAACACCGCTAATTAGGTGAAGTTTGCAAGTGAAAGATGCAAAACACCTGTCAGATTATTATGGGACAGATCAATGTAGGTGAGTTTGGATAGAGTACCTAACTACACTAGGATACTCCTCTGAAGTCTAGTTCCAGGAAGATCAAGGCGGACTAAATTTGGAAAGGAAGAGAGGTTGAGTTTTGACATCTCTCCCAAATAGAAATGGCCAAAAGCTGATGAAAATCTCTATGACGCTTCCAGCAGCATTGCAAGTAATACCAGGCCACTCGCAATGACTTGAGGTATTGTTGGTGTTGGCGCTTCCCCAGCACCCAGTTGCCAGCAGAGCATTTGCTTCTAGTTGTAGTGCTAAGGATTGAGATGCTGCAACAAACTGAGGTGCGGTGTCCAAATAGGTTGCATAGAACAAGAAACAAGTAGCCCATGCAATGACCACCATGCTTACAAGTGCATGATTGATTGAGAGGAGAAGGGCAATGGAAAAAGGGTTGATTGTGTAATTTGCTCATGACTCGGGACGCTTTAGTAAGAAAGATAGATGTGTGGAGTGGgagttattttcatttttataataatCTATTGGACTTGCTAAGAAAGATAGACGTGTGGAGTGGGAGTCAAGGTTGAGACCAATTATTTTGTTGACGTTGATTAAGGTCATGTTCATGACTAGTAGACTGTTGAGCTTTCTCAAAGCAAGCCGGGGACAATATCACgttattcttgtattttttttttagtccttgAAATTGTGtttctaaacaaaataataGCTTGAAATTGGGTCGGTGTGTGTTAGAACCAAAAAATTAAGTTGTACAGAAGAAATTTGTTTTATCCAAGATCAATTACGAAATTGAAAGTGAATTGGATGAGTGAACATTTCCTTTTGATAATATGTGCAGAATAAATCATCTTTGAAAATTTCCTTTTGAAAGTCAACATTTCGCCATTAATTTGTTTTATCTAAAATGGTCCAATTTCTCTAACTACCGCTTGCTGCGAAGCTTGCACTACTTCAAGTCTGggctaattattattattaaatttttttttttttttttataagtagggGCTAATTGTTGAATAGgcatattttgtatttattaaatgggGCAATCATAATAGCCGCCAcaaagatcctctccatttcccttgaaaggaagatgatgaagatgaattattttatagttCGAATTAAAATGTTGTTGCATCTAATAGTATAGATGAtgtcatatcatttaaattttttgaacaaCATGTCAACCAGGGTGAAATCAAGATTTTTTGGGTGTAAGGTCTGAACCTACatacattaacaaaaaaaaaaaaaaaaaaatccttagaCATATATAGTCGATCTCTTTATatatgtgacgacccgttttctttatatatatatatatatatacaaaatgaaaatcatCATAGTGGCATGATGGTTAGTCATTAATATACATCAACCTAATACATCTCGtaacatatgcataatatatcatAGATAACACATTGTAGCGGAAACTAAATTGATCAACTAAAAAGAGTAATACAACATTAGAGTTATACATCTGTCTATCTAGGTTTTCCTAATAAGCCAACTCCTTTATTTCTACCATGTGTTTCCATTAACAGCTACTTTTTAGATTGATGACTTTCATAAAAAGGCTTCATAGCCAATAAGGTAAACAATGGCATGTGGATACATGAGAACATGAGACCATATTCTACATTATACAAATTATACACATCATTACATATATATCACGTGACTAAAATACGTTTATATACAAGCTTTTCAACCTTTAGAAAATACTGACATACAAGAATATCTAAGTGAGGAAATGACTGAAAAAATGTTTCGGCCCTGTGCGCATATAAGTCTTCTAATCCTTTGTGGAAAACAAGTATACGCATATTCTCAAATATGACATCATTAGAAAACAATTGACACAATATTACAGCCTTACACAGATACGAGTCTTCTAGACCTTTGTGGAATACAAATATACGTACACTCCCAATATTATATCACAAGAAAGCATTCAACATAACATTTCGGCTATATACGCATACTATACTTCTAAACCTTTGTTTCTCACCAAAATGCAACCCAATGCGACTTAAaccacttcaaaacataaaatacctAAAACAAAATTGAGAGATCAAGCTCAAACTATTAAAATCTACACAAAATCTAACAAGGTTAGGATTTTCGGATTTAtctcaaaacgatcggtgaaaacgtagatcttgCAACGAGGATCACGTGTCTGGTGTTGGATTCgagtttggaagcttcaaaATACTAGAATCTAGGGTTTAGTATCAAACCATATGAGAGTGGAGAGAGCTTTTTCGTTTGGGAAGAGAGAAATGAGTTGAAAACTCGCTTCCAACAATTTGTACCGAAGCCTGTCCGGACACCCACTGAAAAATGCAACTTCTTGCCAAGCCCGTTCGGACACGGACTAAGAAACAAACTTACTAACTAATCTATCTACAAGCCGTCTGGACACAACAAGTGTCCGTCCAGACAACCAACCTAGAAACTCAATTCTAAATGTTTTCCAGGTGTTCTTTTTGCACATTTCATctaattatttacttaattagtctaatctATCTTTTTTAccacttaattaatatcttggatATTACAATTTGTGCCCGCGTTCTACGTACACAAATCAGTActtagatatatatagtagctTTATATGTGTGTGCACATTTATGTAAATCATGACTCTcatgtgcatttttaaaaatacctaaaaatatactcattttagaaacaaatatcaatttaatagaataattttctaaaaaaatttcaatctaaTTTGGAAGAATTTTATCCATCTAAAATCAATGTGTTGCCTTTTAATTAGCATTTAGGCTGAAAAAGGCACGTCTAGTTCTCACACTACCAACCTCTTACTTCCTCTCACACTAAATAATTCCTAGCATGGTTATATATTGAAAGGGAGAGGAACCATTTTatggttaattttattttgttgtatctaatggttaattttatttttttgtatctATTACATCCAAAATCCTCTTGGTTAAtaacatataatatattttcctaaTTGATCTATCTCTGTTGATTTGATCTTCTAAGATTTCTTCTTGAATGAAAATTATGTTAGacaaagaaaaagttaaataaaaagaaaaagagaatattaTATTTCCAAATGGAGGGCAAAGGTTTAAGAGATTTGTAACATTCCTTCTCCCTTCTCCCTTAAAAATGACCATCATTGTCCTTTAAggcaaaattattttatttctttcatgctagttggttgattttttattttttaatgtgttaGTTGGATTCTTCCTTCATTAATGTCACCTTCATCATCTTCACTTATAACGCCCCGGCTTAAACATTAAGCTGTCAAATGGAATAACCTCATATTCTATGTGGTGCTACTACTTTTACTTTGATGTGGCATaaatttgtgtgtatatataaatatatattttaaaaaaaaaaaccacacacAAATATAAGTCATCATTTATTTCTATACTTCATCGTTTTGTACAAATTCAAAAGAATGCCACATACAGTAATTCAAAAGAATGCCACATACGAAAATCATAACTAAGTTTGATTCCTACAAAAGTCAACccatctcaaaagcttaaaacCTCCTACAGACCTCATGGATAGTAATTTAGGATCGAGTAGGGATCTCCTCGCTCTCTTCGACTATATAGGTtattaaaataactgaaaaatgaTGAATAGaatactatatatatgtgtgttaaATTGTGTACAAGATGggtttatttatagttgaataagtcgacTTATACAAGTAACCCTAAATCGACTTATACAAGCAAACATAAACTGACCCAGactaagaaatataaaatagagaattaatgtacaaaataaatcaaatacagTAAATCAAACATTTACGATAAATGCCATAATAGATTCTGAACATATTCTAAGATCCCcactcaaactcaaggtggcaAAGTTGAAGCCAACTTGATGTAGTGCACCAAATTTTAAATCCTGGATTATAACATCTTAAATTGGAATTTAagaccaaataataataaaaatgttaaatctaaaaagaatataaggactatatgaatatttataggattacATGTTCATTGGTATTTGAGGTTGTAGATTTCATTTCCGGTTCGCTTAAGGTAATAAGGAGTTAAGGTATTACTGAGGCttataaagaatattaaaacaTGAATGAAATGATAATAAAGAACACTATCTCTTTTATTACTCATTATACGTAATAATGGTGTAACTCAGAAATAGAAGATCAATTCGAATGATATTTTCTCTGAAACAATTATCCCAAGACGTTTTTTGTGTGGAGAACACGAGGTTAAAATTTGGAGTCAATTGGAACACATTTAAGGGTCCAATTTGATGGAAAAGTGTAACaaaccttaaactttagaatggcgaaaatagggtcaaacaaactctaatttagttgattcaaacgCTAGAAAACTCTACCTCGGAGTTCTCTATCTAccttccaaatttcataatttttggactttgaTAAGGATGCGAAAATACCCCTGGAACACACAGCCCATGGGCTGGACGAAAATGCCACATGGGGTAGCACTCACGTCCAGCAGTTGCTGGGTTGATTTTTGAGATAACTCTACTTGACTTAGTCCAATTATGGCCAGCTTTTAGTGAAGAAGTTATGGCTAGTTTCATTCTTAGTTAGAATCTAATCACCTTAGAGGTTACAGCTCTCTCTAGTGAGAGAAACTCCACCTTCTCTCTAACCCAGAGCTcggttttctctttttcttttctgcatgcTCTGCTCTTCCACAACACTTCCTGCCTCTAGCTTTCCTGATGGATTTGTCTTCGTTCAACCTTCAAGCTCTAATTGCTGGTACCGAAGCCCTTAACTGTGAAGACCCCACTACCCTGGAGTCGCTCCCTTTGGTCAGTCCGCATCAAGCTCTCCACCGGCTTATTGGTAAAGTTCTGTCATCTAAGCCCCCTTCTGCTTATTGGTTAAGGGAATCTCTGGTTCATTCCTGGAAGTTTGCTCTTCCTTTTGAGATTGATGATCTTCCGGATAATAAATATCTTATCACAGTTTCTCAGCCA contains the following coding sequences:
- the LOC133859438 gene encoding MDIS1-interacting receptor like kinase 2-like; its protein translation is MVVIAWATCFLFYATYLDTAPQFVAASQSLALQLEANALLATGCWGSANTNNTSSHCEWPGHLTNLKVLSLHSNQIDGQIPSTIGHLTKLEALSLLQNLIKGSIPVEIGNLKSLYNLLLNHNNLIGHISTQIGNLRSLNYLNLSHNFISGEAPVELGSTVDNLWSLDICYNNLTGNIPNSYVFIQTVNLSYNSLTGPIPTDFDQYHTPDTLIGNKYLCSNFMGFLPCLPTCKKSIVTKAKICVPIAISLGFLGLGGFLLCRRMVKKTQFESRSETKNGNLFSIWNYDGHIAYEDIVEATEDFDIKYCIGTGGYGSVYKAKLLGGKVITLKKLHRLEAENLTFDMSFRNEVKVLTEIHHRNIIKLHWFCLHKRCMFLVYEYIERGSLFSILNNDVEAMELDWSKRVNIIRGTANALSYMHHECIPAIVHQDITSSNILSNNKLEAFVSDFGTAKLLDPDSSNQTSVVGTYSYIVPELAYTIKVTEKCDVYSFGVVALEIIMGRHPTEILTSLSSSSSQNMMLHEILDQHLSPPNHLVAQDIFLVATIEFACLHKKSRFRPTMKCVSQEILYQNKSIAKPLQALSLWQLRNQEMYMF